The Chlorocebus sabaeus isolate Y175 chromosome 9, mChlSab1.0.hap1, whole genome shotgun sequence genome includes a window with the following:
- the LOC103216112 gene encoding large ribosomal subunit protein uL24-like — protein MQFNPFVTSDRSKNRKRHFNAPSHIHRKIMSSPLSKKLGHEYNVPSVPIRKDDEFQVVRGHYKGQQIGNVVQVYRKRYVIYTEWVQRGKANGTTVHVGIHPSKVVITRLKLDKDRKKILGRKAKSLQVGKEKGKYKEKTIEKMQE, from the coding sequence ATGCAGTTTAATCCCTTTGTGACTTCCGACCGAAGCAAGAATCGCAAAAGGCATTTCAATGCACCTTCCCACATTCACAGGAAGATTATGTCTTCCCCTCTTTCCAAAAAGCTGGGACACGAGTACAACGTGCCATCCGTGCCCATCCGAAAGGATGATGAATTTCAGGTTGTACGAGGACACTATAAAGGTCAGCAAATTGGCAACGTAGTCCAGGTTTACAGGAAGAGATATGTTATCTACACTGAATGGGTGCAGCGGGGAAAGGCTAATGGCACAACTGTCCACGTAGGCATTCACCCCAGCAAGGTGGTTATCACTAGGCTAAAACTGGACAAAGACCGCAAAAAGATCCTTGGACGGAAAGCCAAATCTCTCCaagtaggaaaggaaaagggcaaatacaaggaaaaaacaattgAGAAGATGCAGGAATAA